The Acidobacteriota bacterium genome contains a region encoding:
- a CDS encoding peptide MFS transporter, producing the protein MTTEPTASPNSARHPAGLYVLFFTELWERYSFYALMALLTLYMDEYLRFPQAKTAQVYGAFLGAVYFLPLVGGFLADRWIGFYRAVIIGAVLMGLGQFVLATGGGPTFFLALALIAGGTGMLKPNVSTIVGGLYTDRPQLRDAAFNIFYMGINTGAFIAPLVVAWLREHYGWSAAFMSAAVAMILAVVVFTAGKRYLPAGAQKTNTAAAAADGPSSDAFLRIVALLVVFVIVIAFWVAFYQNGLTLTFWAKNNTATSIPPETFQFVNPLGIILFSPLLVMLWSALRRRNSEPSTVSKIILGMLLTAATFGIMAVAGLVGGDTGRVSPSWLVSAYLVIALGEICLSPMGLSLVTKVAPARHRATMMGAWFVATAAGGYLAGFVGQYWETLAHSRFFLLVAGLCLVAAALTALAKTRLDRVFAKAGA; encoded by the coding sequence ATGACAACCGAACCGACCGCATCCCCGAACTCGGCCAGACACCCCGCAGGTCTCTATGTCCTGTTCTTTACCGAACTTTGGGAGCGCTACAGTTTCTACGCCCTGATGGCGCTGCTCACCCTCTACATGGATGAGTACCTGCGGTTTCCGCAGGCCAAGACCGCCCAGGTCTATGGCGCCTTTCTCGGGGCGGTGTACTTCCTGCCGCTGGTCGGCGGGTTCCTGGCGGATCGCTGGATCGGCTTCTACCGCGCCGTCATCATCGGGGCGGTGCTGATGGGGCTCGGCCAGTTCGTCCTGGCGACCGGCGGCGGCCCGACATTCTTCCTGGCCCTCGCCTTGATCGCCGGCGGCACCGGGATGCTCAAGCCGAACGTCTCGACGATTGTCGGCGGCCTGTACACCGATCGGCCCCAATTGCGGGATGCGGCATTCAACATCTTCTATATGGGGATCAACACCGGCGCGTTCATCGCGCCGCTCGTGGTGGCGTGGCTGCGGGAACACTACGGGTGGAGCGCGGCCTTCATGTCCGCGGCCGTGGCGATGATCCTGGCAGTGGTGGTGTTCACGGCCGGCAAGCGCTACCTGCCGGCCGGCGCACAGAAGACGAACACGGCGGCCGCCGCCGCCGATGGACCCTCCTCCGACGCGTTTCTGCGCATCGTCGCGCTGCTGGTCGTTTTCGTCATCGTGATTGCCTTCTGGGTGGCGTTCTATCAGAACGGACTCACGCTCACGTTCTGGGCGAAGAACAACACGGCCACGTCGATTCCTCCCGAGACGTTCCAATTCGTCAATCCGCTCGGCATCATCCTCTTCTCGCCGCTGCTCGTCATGCTGTGGAGCGCGCTCCGGCGGCGCAACAGCGAGCCGTCGACGGTCAGCAAGATCATTCTCGGCATGTTGCTGACGGCCGCGACATTCGGGATCATGGCCGTGGCGGGCCTGGTCGGCGGCGACACCGGCCGCGTTTCGCCGAGCTGGCTGGTGTCGGCGTACCTGGTGATCGCGCTGGGCGAGATCTGCCTGAGCCCGATGGGATTGTCGCTGGTGACGAAGGTTGCTCCGGCCCGGCATCGCGCGACGATGATGGGCGCATGGTTCGTGGCGACCGCGGCGGGTGGGTACCTGGCGGGATTCGTCGGCCAGTATTGGGAGACGTTGGCGCACAGCCGCTTCTTCCTCCTGGTCGCGGGGCTCTGCCTGGTCGCGGCCGCGCTGACGGCGCTGGCCAAGACCAGGCTCGACAGAGTCTTCGCGAAAGCGGGCGCGTAG
- a CDS encoding DUF72 domain-containing protein, translating into MTDDQLSLFGHDPGGQKRRGRAAAWPSPGSALEQRYERFRVLAAGLPPNLHMGTSSWSFPGWQGIVYARKRAASVLAKDGLREYAQHPLLRTVGIDRSYYAPVHEHDLLHYAEQLPEGFPCCAKAPAAVTAATLQGMGRHSANPDFLSVARVMAELIEPFSRAFSRHCGPFIFQFSPPAGAKHTDATPFIEALDRFLEQLPDQFQYAVEIRDKWALTDPYKNVLARHGCAHVYNYWSAMPLPGAQTRTVPPESQPFVMLRLLLRPGTWYEDQRQVFAPFDKLVEPDEIMRKDVLDIVRRAATGSRQVYLLVNNKAEGSSPLTIEALAERFVAELHSR; encoded by the coding sequence GTGACCGACGATCAACTCAGCCTGTTCGGGCACGATCCGGGCGGTCAGAAGCGCCGTGGGCGGGCTGCGGCCTGGCCCTCGCCGGGTTCAGCGCTCGAGCAGCGATACGAGCGGTTCCGCGTGCTGGCGGCCGGCCTTCCACCAAACCTCCACATGGGGACCAGTTCCTGGAGTTTCCCGGGATGGCAAGGCATCGTCTACGCACGCAAGCGCGCGGCGTCGGTCCTCGCCAAGGACGGGCTCCGGGAATACGCTCAGCACCCGCTGCTTCGCACCGTCGGAATCGACCGCAGCTACTACGCCCCGGTTCACGAACACGACCTGCTTCACTATGCGGAGCAGCTCCCGGAGGGCTTCCCGTGCTGTGCGAAAGCGCCCGCCGCGGTCACTGCGGCCACCCTGCAGGGGATGGGGCGCCACAGCGCCAATCCGGACTTCCTGTCGGTCGCGCGCGTGATGGCGGAACTGATAGAGCCGTTTTCGCGCGCGTTCTCGCGCCACTGCGGACCGTTCATCTTCCAGTTCTCGCCGCCGGCTGGCGCCAAACACACAGACGCCACACCGTTTATCGAGGCCCTCGATCGGTTTCTCGAACAACTGCCCGACCAGTTTCAGTATGCCGTCGAGATTCGAGACAAGTGGGCGCTGACTGATCCCTACAAGAACGTGCTGGCCAGGCACGGCTGCGCGCATGTGTACAACTACTGGTCGGCCATGCCGCTGCCTGGGGCGCAGACACGGACGGTTCCCCCCGAGAGCCAGCCGTTTGTGATGCTCCGGCTGCTGCTGCGGCCGGGTACGTGGTATGAAGATCAGCGGCAGGTGTTCGCGCCGTTCGACAAACTAGTCGAGCCCGACGAGATCATGCGGAAGGATGTGCTGGATATCGTTCGCCGTGCGGCCACTGGCAGTCGTCAGGTGTACCTGCTCGTCAACAACAAGGCGGAAGGCTCGTCTCCGCTGACCATCGAAGCGCTCGCCGAGCGGTTCGTCGCCGAACTCCACTCCCGCTAA
- a CDS encoding penicillin acylase family protein: MASAPPPQTARRSVRRWLWRSLLTVLILLVAVTAFVFWRLRAPLPDTTGTLRVEGLRGRAEVVRDVDAIPHIRAGSEADALFALGYVHAQERLWQMEFQRRAAQGRLSEILGAPALKTDKLLRTVGLARAAALAWPKVAPDARAQIEAYVAGINSFLSTHRGGSLPVEFAILRTSPEPWRGEDVLASQKSLAWLLSTNWTDELLRVRISARVGEVAASHLVPAYTPDGPVIVPSEGLPEPAAAVGPAPEALPGRSAPAPDDRKRDLTGRAPYPTKAVLADLAALADTIGEIAPGTPAGGGSNSWVLSGARTTTGKPLLANDPHLAGQSPAVWYLAHITGGQLDVIGATLPGVPGVLIGHNQRIAWGITALLGDSQDLFVERVTARDEAEYDGALEPMTILHDVIKVRGQADVPLRIRTTRHGPILSDVLDRPQATLALRWTGLDVEDHTVESFSRINTARTWPEFVAALGSMHTPLLNFVFADVDGNIGYLGPGAHPVRSGEDGTRPVPGWTSDSDWRGYIHESEWPRAFNPSRGFLVTANNKVMPDSYPFPLGSSWEAPYRAARIIDMIQSGGRFAVEDLTRMQRDLRSAQVKAVLPFLLKARPIDPASREAMDRLRVWDGTLAGESPDAALYEAWYDATARGLFEDELGEDLFNEYWGNRSVVAKAIDTMIQTNDLAWCDDVRTAEPETCETLLGRTLQQALEVMGRRQGSTKVASWRWDRVNAARFPHLPFDSISGLRRWFSRDVPRGGDTFTVTPVMPIRDRTIVSSYRQIIDMASIDASKFIIPMGQSGHVWSPHYADLLDKWNKTEYLPMRFSRSAVDEATAERLVLEPR, from the coding sequence ATGGCCTCTGCACCCCCTCCCCAGACCGCGCGCCGCTCCGTTCGCCGATGGCTGTGGCGCAGCCTGCTGACCGTGCTCATCCTCTTGGTGGCCGTGACGGCGTTCGTCTTCTGGCGGCTCCGCGCACCGCTGCCGGATACCACAGGCACGCTCCGCGTCGAGGGCCTTCGAGGTCGAGCGGAAGTGGTTCGGGACGTGGATGCGATTCCGCACATTCGCGCCGGAAGCGAGGCGGACGCGCTCTTTGCGCTCGGCTACGTCCACGCCCAGGAACGCTTGTGGCAGATGGAGTTCCAGCGCCGTGCCGCTCAGGGACGGCTGTCCGAGATTCTCGGAGCTCCCGCGCTGAAGACCGATAAGTTGTTGCGCACGGTTGGACTTGCGCGCGCCGCCGCGCTCGCGTGGCCGAAGGTCGCGCCGGACGCGCGGGCACAGATTGAAGCCTACGTGGCCGGCATCAACAGTTTTCTTTCGACCCATCGCGGCGGAAGCCTGCCGGTCGAGTTTGCCATCCTGCGAACCTCGCCAGAGCCGTGGCGGGGTGAAGATGTCCTGGCGTCTCAGAAGTCACTGGCGTGGCTGCTCAGTACGAATTGGACTGACGAGTTGTTGCGCGTGCGCATATCGGCCCGGGTCGGCGAGGTGGCCGCCAGTCACCTGGTGCCCGCGTACACGCCGGACGGTCCGGTCATCGTTCCATCAGAGGGGCTGCCCGAACCAGCCGCGGCCGTCGGGCCTGCGCCCGAGGCGCTTCCGGGACGAAGCGCGCCGGCTCCGGACGATCGGAAGCGGGATCTGACAGGTCGCGCGCCGTACCCCACAAAGGCAGTGCTGGCCGATCTCGCGGCGCTAGCCGACACGATCGGTGAGATTGCGCCAGGGACTCCCGCCGGTGGCGGCAGCAATAGCTGGGTGCTCTCGGGTGCGCGCACGACGACGGGCAAACCGCTGCTGGCCAACGATCCGCATCTGGCCGGACAATCCCCGGCCGTCTGGTACCTCGCGCACATCACCGGCGGCCAGCTCGACGTGATCGGCGCGACCCTGCCCGGCGTCCCGGGCGTGTTGATTGGCCACAATCAACGGATCGCCTGGGGCATCACCGCGCTGCTTGGGGATTCGCAGGATCTGTTCGTGGAACGCGTCACGGCGCGGGACGAGGCGGAGTACGACGGCGCCCTGGAGCCGATGACAATTCTGCACGACGTCATCAAGGTGCGCGGGCAGGCCGACGTGCCGCTGCGCATCCGTACGACGAGGCACGGCCCTATCCTGTCAGACGTGCTCGACCGTCCTCAGGCGACACTGGCGCTGCGCTGGACCGGGCTCGATGTCGAGGACCATACCGTCGAGAGTTTCTCGCGAATCAACACGGCTCGGACGTGGCCGGAGTTTGTCGCGGCGCTCGGATCGATGCACACGCCGCTCCTGAATTTTGTCTTCGCCGATGTCGACGGCAACATCGGCTACCTCGGACCCGGTGCCCATCCGGTCCGTTCCGGTGAGGACGGCACGAGGCCGGTGCCAGGCTGGACGAGCGACTCGGACTGGCGCGGCTACATCCACGAGAGCGAGTGGCCACGCGCCTTCAATCCGTCGCGCGGCTTTCTCGTCACGGCGAACAATAAAGTGATGCCGGACAGCTACCCCTTCCCGCTGGGGTCGAGCTGGGAAGCCCCTTACCGGGCCGCCCGCATCATCGACATGATCCAGAGCGGCGGCCGATTCGCCGTGGAGGATCTGACGCGGATGCAGCGGGACCTCAGGTCGGCGCAGGTCAAGGCCGTGCTGCCGTTCCTGCTCAAGGCCCGCCCGATTGATCCGGCCAGCCGCGAGGCGATGGACCGTCTCCGCGTGTGGGACGGGACCCTGGCGGGCGAGAGCCCGGATGCCGCGCTGTATGAGGCCTGGTATGACGCCACGGCGCGGGGCCTGTTCGAGGACGAGCTTGGCGAGGATCTGTTCAACGAGTACTGGGGAAATCGGAGCGTGGTCGCCAAGGCGATTGATACGATGATCCAGACTAACGATCTGGCGTGGTGCGACGATGTGCGGACGGCAGAGCCGGAAACGTGCGAGACACTGCTCGGCCGGACGCTGCAGCAGGCGCTGGAGGTGATGGGCCGCCGGCAGGGCTCCACGAAGGTCGCGAGCTGGCGCTGGGATAGGGTGAACGCCGCCCGGTTCCCGCATCTGCCCTTTGACAGCATCTCGGGGCTGCGGCGATGGTTCAGCCGAGACGTGCCGCGCGGCGGGGACACGTTTACCGTCACGCCGGTGATGCCGATCCGCGATCGGACCATCGTCTCGTCCTACCGGCAGATCATCGACATGGCGTCGATCGACGCGTCCAAGTTCATCATCCCGATGGGCCAGTCCGGCCACGTCTGGAGCCCGCACTACGCCGACCTGCTCGACAAGTGGAACAAGACCGAGTACCTGCCGATGCGATTCTCGAGAAGCGCGGTCGATGAAGCGACCGCCGAGCGCCTTGTCCTCGAGCCCAGGTAG
- a CDS encoding 4Fe-4S binding protein has translation MGTRDIISIDEELCDGCGQCVPSCVEGALRIINGKARVVADVLCDGMGACVGECPTGALTVIRRDAPEFDERAVAARAAQPGQALHDGQHATGGCPGSRVQVFDEEATPHRIPQPRMIPLQDRTPQASRPEPAPSASGSRLRQWPVQLHLVPPTAPFFQGRHVLLAADCVPVAVPDFQGAFLDGSGLAIACPKLDQHLESYVAKLTAMVDHADIQSLTVAIMEVPCCSGLVRLAQQALAAATRKIPLRVIQIGIRGDVLTDSNP, from the coding sequence ATGGGGACCAGGGACATCATCTCAATCGATGAGGAACTCTGCGACGGTTGCGGCCAGTGCGTGCCCTCATGTGTGGAAGGGGCCCTTCGCATCATCAACGGCAAAGCCAGGGTCGTGGCCGACGTGCTCTGTGACGGGATGGGAGCGTGTGTCGGCGAGTGTCCAACCGGCGCGCTCACGGTGATTCGGCGCGACGCGCCGGAATTCGACGAACGGGCCGTCGCCGCTCGGGCGGCTCAGCCAGGCCAGGCTTTGCATGACGGGCAGCATGCGACGGGAGGGTGTCCCGGAAGCCGCGTACAGGTGTTCGACGAAGAGGCGACACCCCATCGGATTCCCCAGCCCCGGATGATTCCTCTCCAGGATCGGACCCCGCAGGCGTCCCGGCCTGAACCGGCGCCATCGGCGTCGGGTTCGAGGCTGCGCCAGTGGCCTGTGCAACTGCATCTGGTGCCGCCGACGGCGCCCTTCTTCCAGGGCAGACACGTGTTGCTGGCCGCCGACTGCGTACCGGTCGCCGTGCCTGACTTTCAGGGTGCGTTTCTCGACGGCAGCGGCCTCGCGATCGCGTGCCCGAAACTGGATCAACATCTGGAGTCCTACGTCGCGAAGCTCACCGCGATGGTGGACCACGCCGACATCCAGTCGCTGACGGTGGCCATCATGGAAGTGCCGTGCTGTTCGGGGTTGGTGCGCCTGGCGCAGCAGGCCCTGGCGGCGGCGACTCGAAAGATCCCGCTCCGCGTTATCCAGATCGGCATCCGAGGCGACGTCCTGACCGACTCGAACCCGTAG
- a CDS encoding efflux RND transporter periplasmic adaptor subunit, whose protein sequence is MARLPIARYPKSFAALGLLVVVGLVVIWTQYRKPATTQGGRGSREAVAVRVTKVQRIAVQRQVELSGTLLAIDQAKVSSEAAGVIRDVPIQIGSIVAAGGPLVVLDKREYALSLDRAESALRQTRAQLGMTGPLGESDNPPPDDEVASARNAYATFVDAKASADRAKVLAGRGLLAPSELQATDTKLKVAEAAYQSASDTVRGQKALLQDRRASYNLALKKVNDTVVRAPFSGIVADRPVQAGEFIGERTIVATIVRVNPLKVRTGAQEKHAGTIRPGQEVQFRVESYGDTVFGGKVAYVSPSLDQTMRTFTVEALVDNADQRLKPGFFAKGVILTKKDEGVLAVPETAVSTLAGVSSVYVVQDGRITQQQITLGVRQGNLWEVVDGLKGDETLANNRLNELATGTSVQIGTGEAGGGQRGGGGRRGQGGGRRGGQRGQGGQPGGES, encoded by the coding sequence ATGGCACGTCTTCCTATCGCCCGATATCCGAAGTCTTTTGCGGCCCTTGGTCTGCTGGTCGTAGTGGGCCTGGTGGTGATCTGGACTCAATACAGGAAACCCGCAACCACGCAAGGCGGGCGCGGGTCGCGCGAGGCAGTGGCGGTCCGGGTCACAAAAGTCCAGCGAATCGCCGTCCAGCGGCAGGTGGAACTCTCTGGCACGCTGCTGGCGATCGACCAGGCGAAGGTCAGCAGCGAGGCCGCCGGCGTGATCCGCGACGTGCCGATTCAGATTGGCTCGATTGTCGCCGCCGGCGGACCGCTTGTCGTCCTGGACAAGCGGGAATACGCGCTCTCGCTCGATCGCGCGGAGAGCGCGCTGCGACAGACCCGGGCGCAGTTGGGCATGACGGGGCCGCTTGGGGAGAGTGATAATCCGCCGCCAGACGACGAAGTCGCGTCCGCGCGCAACGCCTACGCGACCTTCGTGGACGCCAAGGCCAGCGCGGACCGCGCCAAAGTCCTTGCTGGCCGGGGCCTGCTCGCCCCATCGGAGTTGCAGGCGACGGACACGAAGCTCAAGGTGGCGGAGGCGGCCTACCAGTCGGCCAGCGACACGGTTCGCGGCCAGAAGGCTCTGCTGCAGGATCGCCGGGCGTCCTACAACCTGGCGCTCAAGAAGGTCAACGACACGGTGGTGCGCGCCCCCTTCTCGGGCATCGTCGCCGACCGGCCCGTGCAGGCCGGCGAGTTCATCGGCGAGCGGACTATTGTCGCGACGATCGTCCGGGTGAACCCGCTGAAGGTGCGCACGGGCGCGCAGGAGAAGCATGCGGGCACGATCCGACCCGGGCAGGAGGTCCAGTTCCGCGTCGAGTCGTATGGCGACACTGTCTTCGGCGGGAAGGTGGCGTACGTGAGTCCCTCACTGGATCAGACCATGAGGACCTTCACGGTGGAAGCGCTGGTGGACAACGCCGATCAGCGGCTCAAGCCAGGGTTCTTCGCCAAGGGCGTCATCCTGACCAAGAAGGACGAGGGCGTGCTGGCGGTGCCTGAGACGGCGGTGTCCACGCTGGCGGGTGTCTCGTCGGTGTACGTCGTCCAGGACGGCCGAATCACCCAGCAGCAGATTACGCTGGGCGTCCGCCAAGGCAATCTCTGGGAAGTCGTCGACGGGCTTAAGGGTGACGAAACGCTGGCTAACAACCGGCTCAACGAGCTGGCGACCGGCACGAGCGTGCAGATTGGCACGGGCGAAGCGGGCGGCGGACAACGTGGCGGCGGCGGCCGGCGCGGGCAGGGCGGCGGTCGGCGCGGAGGTCAGCGCGGCCAGGGCGGCCAGCCGGGAGGCGAGTCATGA
- a CDS encoding efflux RND transporter permease subunit translates to MKLADVSVRRPVFAVMMSAALIVLGWFSYRQLGLDLMPKTDYPTVTVSASLPGASAEEIETTVTKPIEAAVNTINGIDELRCSSSQGNARCSITFVLEREIEAATQDVRDKVAGVHFPRDTDPPSVTKMDPDSAPVITIVVYAKRAPKELTQIADTQIKQVLETVQDVGEVSLMGNRRREIRVLLNPSRLNAYSITTAQVASAVGRQNIETPGGSFTAGPADISMRTMGRLRDVRDFERIVLAYKEGSVVTVGDVARVTDSNEEVRSQTRLWEASMGKDAQGENAISLSIRKQSGTNTVEVVDRVLARLDRIKLNLPADISVKTTRDQSRYIRKSFEEIQFHLVLGGLFAALVVFFFIRNIRVTLIAAVAIPTSIIGTFTAMKALGFTLNNMTMLSLSLATGIVIDDAIVVLENIFRYIEEKGVSPKEAAMKATGEIGLAVMATTLSLVVIFLPVAFMTGQVGRYFYSFGISSATAIMISMFVSFTLTPALCAHFLRAADARQGHQTQTKQRGFYAWMDKKYGVMLEWSLAHRRTMLAIAGGVAVSAALLYPYVGKELVPDDDQSEFSANLRLPRGTSFNRTLQYVTPIEGELRQALGDNLDAMMVSIQNGSANYSVQLTPITERTQSQQQLMQVARRVLGKYRNARTSVSGGTDISGASSGGGPRGGGGSTNRLTLILQGPDVEELQKLAYAGADLKGTIQMPGAASLLAKLREINGVTDSDTSFEPTQPELRITIDRQRAADMGVPLDTISSTLRTLVGGEEVSKFKDGDEQYSVTLRLDDQFRQDPQAMGDLVVPASGGRMVRVNEVATLALGNAPASIDRYNRMRQISVNANLDPLKIKLGDAISQARVKVGELDLKAGYQVTFGGSAKTLSEAGSDFVLVIILSIVFIYMVLASQFNSFVHPLTIMTALPLSLPAGLLTLMLFGMTINVYSAIGLMMLFGIVKKNSILQVDYTNTLRAEGMERHAALMAANHVRLRPILMTTLSIVAGMLPIAFGRGAGSGSRASMAVTIIGGQILCLLLTLLITPVVYSYFDDLREVKATDVLKALFSRLAGRRAAREVLPGAQPTPEPQTD, encoded by the coding sequence ATGAAACTCGCGGATGTCAGCGTCCGGCGTCCCGTCTTTGCGGTGATGATGAGCGCGGCGCTCATCGTGCTGGGGTGGTTCTCGTACCGGCAACTCGGCCTCGACCTGATGCCGAAGACCGACTACCCCACCGTGACGGTGAGCGCGTCGCTGCCGGGGGCGAGCGCCGAGGAGATCGAGACGACGGTCACCAAGCCGATCGAGGCGGCCGTCAACACGATCAACGGCATCGACGAATTGCGGTGCAGCTCGAGTCAGGGAAACGCGCGCTGCTCAATCACGTTCGTGCTGGAACGCGAGATCGAGGCGGCCACGCAGGATGTGCGCGACAAAGTGGCGGGCGTGCATTTTCCGCGTGACACGGATCCGCCCAGCGTCACGAAGATGGATCCCGATTCGGCGCCAGTCATCACGATCGTTGTGTACGCCAAGCGAGCGCCGAAGGAACTGACGCAGATCGCGGACACGCAGATCAAGCAGGTGCTCGAGACGGTGCAGGACGTCGGCGAAGTCAGCCTGATGGGCAACCGCCGGCGGGAGATCCGGGTACTGCTGAACCCCAGCCGGCTCAACGCCTATTCGATCACCACGGCTCAGGTCGCCAGCGCGGTCGGCCGGCAGAACATCGAGACACCAGGCGGCAGCTTCACGGCCGGGCCGGCGGACATCTCGATGCGGACGATGGGGCGGCTGCGCGATGTGCGTGACTTCGAGAGGATTGTGCTCGCGTACAAGGAGGGGTCGGTCGTCACGGTGGGTGACGTGGCGCGGGTGACCGACTCGAACGAGGAGGTCCGCAGCCAGACGCGGTTGTGGGAAGCCTCGATGGGCAAGGACGCCCAGGGCGAGAACGCCATCTCGCTCTCCATCCGCAAGCAGTCCGGCACCAATACGGTCGAGGTGGTGGACCGGGTGCTGGCGCGGCTCGACCGCATCAAGTTGAACCTGCCAGCCGATATCAGCGTCAAGACCACGCGCGACCAGTCCCGCTACATCCGGAAGTCGTTCGAGGAGATTCAGTTCCACCTGGTGCTGGGCGGGTTGTTCGCGGCGCTGGTGGTGTTCTTCTTCATCCGGAACATCCGGGTCACGCTGATCGCGGCCGTGGCAATTCCGACCTCGATCATCGGCACGTTCACGGCCATGAAGGCGCTGGGCTTCACGCTCAACAACATGACGATGCTGTCGCTGTCGCTGGCGACCGGTATCGTCATTGACGACGCCATCGTGGTGCTGGAGAACATCTTCCGGTACATCGAGGAGAAGGGGGTCTCGCCGAAGGAAGCCGCGATGAAGGCGACCGGCGAGATCGGCCTCGCGGTGATGGCGACGACGCTGTCGCTGGTGGTCATCTTTCTGCCCGTCGCCTTCATGACGGGCCAGGTCGGACGCTACTTCTACAGCTTCGGGATCTCGTCGGCCACGGCCATCATGATCTCGATGTTCGTGTCGTTCACGCTCACGCCGGCGCTCTGTGCGCACTTCCTGCGGGCGGCAGACGCCCGGCAGGGGCACCAGACACAGACCAAGCAGCGCGGGTTCTACGCGTGGATGGACAAGAAGTACGGCGTGATGCTCGAGTGGTCGCTGGCGCACCGCAGAACCATGCTGGCCATCGCCGGCGGCGTGGCAGTGTCGGCCGCGTTGCTCTATCCGTACGTCGGCAAGGAGTTGGTGCCCGACGACGACCAGAGCGAGTTCAGCGCGAACCTGCGGCTGCCGAGAGGGACCAGCTTCAATCGGACGCTCCAGTACGTGACGCCGATCGAGGGCGAGTTGCGGCAGGCGCTCGGGGACAACCTCGACGCGATGATGGTGTCGATTCAGAACGGCAGCGCAAACTACTCCGTCCAGCTGACGCCGATCACCGAGCGCACGCAGTCGCAGCAGCAGTTGATGCAGGTCGCGCGGAGAGTCCTTGGCAAGTACCGGAACGCCCGGACCAGCGTCTCCGGCGGCACCGACATATCCGGCGCGTCAAGCGGCGGCGGGCCGCGCGGAGGCGGCGGCAGCACGAACCGCCTGACGTTGATCCTCCAGGGACCAGACGTCGAAGAACTGCAGAAACTCGCCTACGCCGGTGCCGATTTGAAGGGCACGATCCAGATGCCCGGCGCCGCGTCTCTGCTCGCCAAACTCCGCGAAATCAACGGCGTCACCGACTCGGACACCAGCTTCGAGCCCACACAGCCCGAACTGCGCATCACGATCGACCGGCAGCGCGCCGCGGACATGGGCGTGCCGCTGGATACGATCTCATCGACGTTGCGGACCCTGGTCGGCGGCGAAGAAGTGTCCAAGTTCAAGGACGGCGACGAGCAGTACTCCGTGACGCTGCGGCTCGACGACCAGTTCCGGCAGGATCCGCAGGCGATGGGCGACCTGGTCGTGCCTGCCAGCGGTGGACGCATGGTGCGGGTGAATGAGGTGGCTACGCTGGCCCTGGGCAATGCGCCGGCCTCCATCGATCGCTACAACCGGATGCGCCAGATCTCGGTCAACGCGAATCTGGACCCGTTGAAGATCAAGCTCGGCGACGCCATCAGCCAGGCCCGCGTGAAGGTGGGCGAACTGGATCTGAAGGCGGGCTATCAGGTGACCTTCGGCGGCAGCGCGAAGACGCTGAGCGAGGCGGGCAGCGATTTCGTGCTTGTCATCATCCTGTCGATCGTCTTCATCTACATGGTGCTGGCGTCGCAGTTCAACAGCTTCGTCCACCCGCTCACCATCATGACGGCGCTCCCGCTCAGCCTGCCGGCCGGTCTCCTGACCCTGATGCTGTTCGGCATGACGATCAACGTCTACAGCGCCATCGGCCTGATGATGCTGTTTGGCATCGTCAAGAAGAACTCGATCCTCCAGGTGGACTACACCAACACCCTGCGCGCCGAGGGCATGGAACGCCACGCGGCGCTGATGGCGGCCAACCACGTCAGGCTGCGGCCCATCCTGATGACGACGCTGTCAATCGTCGCGGGCATGCTGCCGATCGCGTTCGGCCGGGGCGCCGGATCGGGCTCCCGCGCGTCGATGGCGGTGACGATCATCGGCGGCCAGATTCTCTGCCTGCTGTTGACGTTGCTGATTACGCCGGTGGTCTACTCGTACTTCGACGACCTGCGCGAGGTGAAAGCGACCGACGTGCTCAAGGCGCTGTTCAGTCGCCTGGCTGGCCGCAGGGCCGCCAGGGAGGTTCTGCCTGGCGCCCAGCCGACACCTGAGCCGCAGACCGACTGA